The proteins below are encoded in one region of Salmo salar chromosome ssa02, Ssal_v3.1, whole genome shotgun sequence:
- the mboat7 gene encoding lysophospholipid acyltransferase 7: MSPDELVYLGILAASIPIGFLFRYPSPPVKQGAALLLGLSITIATCQVHALHSLVTVLGTWIIIKSNWRSAPALSLAWTFLYLLFFRLVTWFGLPPPTPFANAIQLLLTLKMVSLANEVQSFHLEKKQEVSSFSKSPVVGGLSQEPSLYDMIAYSYCYVGIMTGPFFRFQTYVDWLRQPSSLDLPGWVPCMLRLRLVPVYGALFLTANMYFPLAYVRTEEFLEHHFVFRLFYMTVVFFVFRMRFYAAWCGAEAGCISAGLGCYPEGALSKPGGGPTVNYSPDPESPVVYDFKTIQNIDPYNTDFCVKVRHGMHYWNMTVQWWLHHYIYPNSPFKAYALKAGWTMFISAYWHGLHAGYYLSFLTIPLCIAAESAMEASVRAKLGPRGQSAFDWVHWFLKMRAYDYMCMGFVLLKASDTVHYWTSIYFIIHIIALACILFGRLMKGGKRERKKSEKEEKIEGEKKEVKQEDVREKTE; this comes from the exons ATGTCTCCTGATGAGCTGGTCTACTTGGGAATTCTCGCTGCTTCCATCCCCATCGGGTTCCTATTCCGGTACCCGA GTCCTCCAGTGAAGCAGGGGGCAGCGTTGCTCTTGGGCCTCTCGATCACCATAGCAACCTGTCAGGTCCATGCCCTCCACTCGCTGGTGACAGTGCTTGGAACATGGATCATCATCAAGAGCAACTGGCG GAgtgccccagctctctctctggcctggaccttcctctacctcctcttcttCAGACTGGTCACATGGTTCGGCCTGCCGCCGCCAACACCCTTCGCCAACGCCATCCAGCTACTCCTCACTCTGAAG ATGGTCAGTCTGGCCAATGAGGTGCAGAGTTTTCACCTGGAGAAGAAACAGGAAGTGAGCTCATTCTCTAAGTCTCCTGTGGTTGGTGGACTGTCCCAAGAGCCTTCCCTCTATGATATGATAGCCTATAGCTACTGCTATGTGGGTATAATGACAG GCCCGTTCTTCCGGTTCCAAACCTATGTGGACTGGCTGAGGCAGCCCAGCTCCCTGGACCTTCCTGGCTGGGTACCCTGCATGCTGAGGCTGAGGTTGGTGCCTGTCTACGGAGCTCTGTTCCTGACCGCTAACATGTACTTCCCCCTGGCATACGTCCGCACTGAAGAGTTCCTGGAACATCACTTTGTCTTCAG GTTGTTCTACATGACGGTGGTGTTCTTTGTGTTCCGGATGCGGTTCTACGCTGCATGGTGTGGGGCAGAGGCTGGCTGCATCAGCGCAGGACTGGGCTGTTACCCAGAGGGGGCGCTCTCCAAGCCGGGAGGGGGTCCCACTGTCAACTATAG CCCTGACCCTGAAAGTCCGGTTGTGTACGACTTCAAAACCATCCAGAACATTGACCCATACAACACTGACTTCTGTGTGAAGGTCCGCCACGGGATGCACTACTGGAACATGACTGtgcagtggtggctgcatcactaCATCTACCCCAACTCCCCCTTCAAGGCTTACGCACTCAA ggctgGATGGACCATGTTCATCAGTGCATACTGGCACGGGCTTCACGCTGGCTACTACCTGTCATTCCTCACCATTCCCCTGTGCATTGCAGCTGAGTCGGCCATGGAGGCGTCGGTCAGGGCCAAGCTGGGGCCCCGGGGTCAGAGTGCCTTCGACTGGGTCCACTGGTTCCTCAAGATGAGGGCCTATGACTACATGTGTATGGGCTTCGTCCTGCTGAAGGCCAGCGACACCGTCCACTACTGGACCTCCATCTACTTCATCATCCACATCATTGCCCTGGCCTGCATTCTGTTCGGGAGGCTGATgaagggaggaaagagggagagaaagaagagtgAAAAGGAGGAGAAAATTGAGGGGGAGAAGAAAGAGGTGAAGCAAGAGGAcgtgagagagaagacagagtga
- the rps9 gene encoding small ribosomal subunit protein uS4: MPVARSWVCRKTYVTPRRPFEKSRLDQELKLIGEYGLRNKREVWRVKFTLAKIRKAARELLTLDEKDPKRLFEGNALLRRLVRIGVLDEGKMKLDYILGLKVEDFLERRLQTQVFKLGLAKSIHHARVLIRQRHIRVRKQVVNIPSFVVRLDSQKHIDFSLRSPYGGGRPGRVKRKNAKKGQGGAGGADEEEED, from the exons ATGCCCGTTGCCAGGAGTTGGGTTTGTCGCAAGACATACGTCACGCCCCGCCGCCCCTTCGAGAAGTCTCGTCTCGACCAGGAGCTTAAACTTATCG GGGAGTATGGTCTGAGGAACAAGCGTGAGGTGTGGAGGGTGAAGTTCACCCTGGCCAAGATCCGCAAGGCCGCCAGAGAGCTGCTCACTCTGGATGAGAAGGACCCCAAGCGTCTTTTTGAAG GTAACGCCCTGCTCAGGCGTCTGGTGAGGATCGGTGTGCTGGACGAGGGCAAGATGAAGCTCGATTACATCCTGGGCCTGAAGGTGGAGGACTTCCTGGAGAGGAGGCTCCAGACGCAGGTCTTCAAGCTGGGCCTTGCTAAGAGCATCCACCACGCCCGCGTTCTTATCCGCCAGAGGCACATCCG tGTGCGCAAGCAGGTGGTCAACATCCCCTCCTTCGTGGTGCGCCTGGACAGCCAGAAGCACATTGACTTCTCCCTGCGTTCACCATACGGTGGTGGACGCCCCGGCCGCGTCAAGAGAAAGAATGCCAAGAAGGGCCAGGGTGGTGCTGGAGGAgctgatgaggaagaggaggattga